The following coding sequences are from one Lolium rigidum isolate FL_2022 chromosome 6, APGP_CSIRO_Lrig_0.1, whole genome shotgun sequence window:
- the LOC124661023 gene encoding mannose-6-phosphate isomerase 1-like produces MGAPSSPSPAPPPPLSIVSPPPPHDASPPPTLLRLRCAVQHYEWGRHGATSLVARLAAASDPAFQIDPALPYAELWMGTHPAAPSVVLPSGEHLRGWLARNRDALGSPVNERWGGDLPFLFKVLSVAKPLSIQAHPDKALAEALHALRPDAYRDANHKPEMAIAITHFRALFGFVGIEELKDVIRTVPEVGGLIGHEDAGKLITVKENHGGNDAKSVLQSAFAKLMMATKETVSEAVNKLKDRLNDESKIRTLTEKEEVILSLERQYPEDVGVLAALLFNYVKLSPGEAIYIGANEPHAYLSGECIECMATSDNVVRAGLTPKYRDVKTLRDMLTYKQVFPEILRGVHVPAMEPYVRRYTPPTDEFEVDRCLLPPGEVVVMPPALSPSIFLVMTGEGEIQVDSILDGENAKEGDVFFVPANTEVKLSASGHASMQLYRAGVNSASLKACNTVVTGKKIPAANYVG; encoded by the exons ATGGGCgcgccctcctccccctccccggccccgccgccgccgctctccatCGTCTCTCCGCCGCCACCCCACGACGCCTCCCCGCCCCCAACGCTCCTGCGCCTGCGCTGCGCCGTGCAGCACTACGAGTGGGGCCGCCACGGGGCCACCTCCCTCGTcgcgcgcctcgccgccgccagcgacCCCGCCTTCCAGATCGACCCGGCCCTCCCCTACGCCGAGCTCTGGATGGGCACCCACCCCGCCGCGCCCTCCGTCGTCCTCCCGTCCGGCGAGCACCTCCGCGGCTGGCTCGCGCGGAACAGGGACGCCCTCGGCTCCCCCGTCAACGAGCGCTGGGGCGGCGACCTGCCCTTCCTCTTCAAG GTGCTGTCGGTCGCCAAGCCGCTGTCGATCCAGGCGCACCCGGACAAGGCGCTGGCGGAGGCGCTgcacgcgctgcgcccggacgcgtACAGGGACGCCAACCACAAGCCGGAGATGGCCATCGCCATCACCCACTTCCGCGCGCTCTTCGGATTCGTCGGCATCGAG GAGCTCAAGGACGTTATAAGGACTGTACCTGAAGTTGGAGGGCTGATTGGACACGAAGATGCTGGCAAGCTTATCACGGTAAAAGAGAATCATGGTGGTAATGATGCGAAATCCGTTCTTCAATCAGCGTTTGCTAAGCTAATGATGGCCACTAAAGAAACAGTTTCTGAAGCTGTCAATAAATTGAAGGATCGCCTTAATGATGAGAGCAAG ATTCGGACCTTGACGGAGAAAGAAGAAGTTATATTATCTCTGGAAAGACAGTATCCAGAAGACGTTGGTGTTCTAGCGGCACTTCTCTTCAACTATGTCAAGCTCAGTCCTGGTGAAGCAATTTATATTGGTGCCAATGAACCACATGCATACCTGTCTGGGGAATGCATCGAGTGTATGGCCACGTCAGACAATGTTGTTCGTGCTGGTTTGACACCTAAATACAGAGATGTGAAGACTCTTCGCGATATGCTGACATACAAACAG GTTTTCCCTGAGATACTGCGAGGGGTACACGTGCCGGCCATGGAACCATATGTGCGACGCTACACCCCTCCGACCGATGAGTTTGAGGTTGACCGCTGCTTGCTACCTCCAGGTGAAGTGGTGGTCATGCCCCCCGCACTGAGTCCATCTATCTTCCTTGTCATGACCGGGGAGGGTGAGATTCAGGTAGACTCCATTTTGGACGGTGAGAATGCAAAGGAAGGTGATGTTTTCTTCGTccctgcgaatactgaggttaagctCTCTGCTTCTGGCCATGCGTCCATGCAGCTGTACAGAGCTGGGGTGAACAGCGCATCCTTGAAAGCCTGCAACACTGTTGTTACAGGGAAGAAGATCCCAGCTGCAAATTACGTGGGCTGA